A region of Elusimicrobiota bacterium DNA encodes the following proteins:
- a CDS encoding helix-turn-helix transcriptional regulator has product MNTNLAESLKRLRKAHGLTQQKLAQEAGVSLIVVTKVEQGFTKDPAMSSLVKIADVMGISIDELIGRTIPRHPKN; this is encoded by the coding sequence ATGAATACGAATCTAGCGGAAAGCTTAAAGCGTTTGCGGAAGGCCCATGGCCTGACGCAACAGAAGCTCGCCCAAGAGGCGGGCGTCTCGCTCATCGTGGTCACAAAAGTAGAGCAGGGTTTCACGAAAGACCCAGCCATGTCTTCCCTGGTCAAAATCGCCGATGTTATGGGCATTTCCATTGACGAATTGATTGGGCGAACCATCCCGCGACATCCCAAAAATTAA
- a CDS encoding recombinase family protein — MQEKSLTTSEVSQKKITRCAVYTRVSTDQQMEVQFNSCEAQEDRIQSFIASQDGFVLAKVYSDPGFTGANTDRPGLQRLFADVKAGLLDMVITYKIDRLTRSPRDFYQLIELFEAHNVGFISVTERFDTSTPSGRLLRNIMLTFAQFERELISERVKDKLIQRVKRGLHSGGCTAFGYKTENGMLVFDSPRNEHIKLIFETYVKTRSIRAILRALKEKGIVSRKGNSFSDSTIWCMLRNPVYAGKIVHKKKIHPGRHPAIISEDLFAHVQRLVDEAPRLPPNPDNHLPFAGIIHCKECGSIMSVAFTHKRNKTSVRKYFYYRCNSVGHNGKTACSTKQIGADRLHDMVYRNLLRISLDTEHLKNLVFSLQNQTGPGPESGFEPLQDCYKITPENLQKNLKAYVKACARKTGIEKALAVRRGLRSIHYSKKSIRVDFVLENRESESDGGRTSGGDGDSAPAIDGKSPMEWTSSTSALRAADGGNSTGSGVGCRRGTTVGMGPDAFNRERKRPNDCEPLSLPTPVGGFDIGVSNGI, encoded by the coding sequence ATGCAAGAGAAATCTTTGACCACTTCCGAAGTCTCTCAAAAGAAAATAACTCGTTGTGCCGTCTACACACGCGTATCAACCGATCAACAAATGGAGGTCCAGTTTAACTCTTGTGAGGCCCAAGAGGACCGCATTCAGTCATTCATCGCCAGCCAGGATGGATTTGTCTTAGCGAAGGTTTACTCTGACCCCGGATTTACTGGGGCCAACACCGATCGTCCGGGTCTCCAACGGCTTTTTGCCGACGTAAAAGCGGGCCTCTTGGATATGGTGATTACTTATAAAATTGATCGCCTCACCCGTTCCCCCCGAGATTTCTACCAATTGATCGAACTTTTTGAGGCCCACAATGTCGGCTTCATCTCCGTCACAGAACGGTTTGACACATCCACTCCGTCCGGTCGGCTCCTCCGAAATATTATGCTCACCTTCGCCCAATTTGAACGGGAATTAATTTCGGAGCGGGTCAAAGACAAGCTCATTCAGCGCGTGAAACGCGGGCTCCATTCGGGCGGTTGTACTGCGTTTGGCTACAAGACGGAAAATGGAATGCTCGTCTTTGACTCGCCCAGGAATGAACATATCAAACTCATTTTTGAAACCTACGTAAAAACCCGATCCATCCGGGCCATCTTGCGGGCACTAAAAGAGAAAGGCATCGTTTCCCGCAAAGGAAACTCATTTTCTGACTCGACCATTTGGTGTATGTTGCGAAACCCTGTCTATGCGGGAAAGATCGTCCATAAAAAGAAAATTCATCCTGGACGTCATCCAGCCATCATCTCCGAAGATCTTTTCGCGCATGTTCAGCGTCTCGTTGACGAAGCCCCTCGGCTCCCGCCAAATCCGGACAATCATCTGCCCTTCGCCGGAATCATCCATTGCAAGGAATGTGGATCCATCATGAGCGTCGCGTTTACCCACAAGAGGAACAAGACCAGCGTGAGGAAATATTTTTACTACCGGTGTAACAGCGTGGGGCACAATGGAAAGACGGCGTGCTCGACCAAACAGATCGGAGCGGACCGACTTCACGACATGGTTTATAGGAACCTGTTACGGATTTCCCTGGATACCGAACACCTTAAAAACCTAGTTTTTTCCCTTCAAAATCAAACCGGCCCCGGACCAGAATCGGGATTTGAACCGCTACAAGATTGTTACAAGATAACCCCGGAAAACCTTCAAAAAAACCTAAAGGCATATGTAAAGGCATGTGCGCGCAAAACCGGGATTGAAAAAGCCCTTGCTGTTCGGCGAGGGCTGAGGAGCATTCACTATTCGAAAAAGAGTATCCGGGTGGACTTCGTTTTGGAGAACCGGGAATCGGAAAGTGACGGGGGTCGAACGAGCGGAGGGGACGGAGACTCTGCCCCCGCCATCGACGGAAAAAGCCCGATGGAGTGGACTTCTTCCACATCCGCGCTCCGCGCGGCAGACGGAGGGAATTCGACCGGTTCGGGGGTTGGATGCCGGAGGGGGACGACTGTTGGGATGGGACCGGACGCTTTCAATCGGGAAAGAAAAAGACCCAACGACTGTGAGCCGTTGAGCCTTCCGACCCCGGTGGGGGGTTTCGATATTGGGGTGAGTAACGGGATTTGA
- a CDS encoding NifU family protein: MVKVVEVQGTPNPDALKFITDARLVERGAKSFEDPGAAKDDALGKALFASGPVASVFLLDRFVTVTKVPGSEWPAMESDIRAVIETQAQAMAASAPAPASPSVSNDEMLSKIEEIIDENVRPALAGDGGGLEVLAYQDGVLTVHYQGACGSCPSASAGTLYAIQNLLQRMLDPKIQVVSV; this comes from the coding sequence ATGGTCAAAGTCGTGGAGGTGCAAGGCACGCCGAACCCGGACGCACTTAAATTTATTACGGACGCTCGGCTGGTGGAACGGGGGGCGAAATCTTTTGAGGACCCCGGAGCGGCCAAGGACGACGCGCTCGGGAAAGCGCTCTTCGCCTCGGGGCCCGTGGCCTCGGTGTTTCTTCTGGACCGGTTTGTGACGGTGACCAAGGTTCCCGGCAGCGAATGGCCGGCCATGGAATCCGACATCCGCGCCGTCATTGAAACCCAAGCCCAAGCCATGGCCGCCTCGGCCCCGGCCCCCGCGAGCCCGTCGGTTTCCAACGATGAGATGCTTTCCAAGATCGAAGAGATCATCGACGAAAATGTCCGGCCCGCGCTGGCGGGAGACGGAGGCGGACTGGAAGTGTTGGCGTATCAGGACGGCGTCCTCACGGTTCATTACCAAGGAGCCTGCGGCAGTTGTCCCAGCGCTTCGGCGGGAACGCTTTACGCCATTCAAAACCTTCTCCAACGGATGCTGGACCCCAAGATCCAGGTGGTTTCCGTTTAG
- the ndk gene encoding nucleoside-diphosphate kinase: MAKEISCVIVKPDGVGKSVVGKIIDRLEGEGFRLLAARMIRPTAERMGEFYAEHRGKPFYEGLLKFITTGPAVVTVWEGENVISRVRALIGATDPKKAAPGTFRGQWGTDNRRNLVHASDSPSSGARETAFFFTPEELAPYDPALWSRPEFAPPSA, encoded by the coding sequence ATGGCGAAAGAAATTTCTTGCGTGATCGTTAAACCCGACGGGGTGGGGAAGTCCGTGGTGGGAAAAATTATTGACCGGTTGGAAGGGGAAGGGTTTCGCCTGCTCGCGGCGCGGATGATCCGGCCCACGGCGGAGCGGATGGGCGAATTCTACGCGGAACATCGGGGAAAGCCTTTTTACGAGGGACTACTGAAGTTCATCACCACGGGCCCGGCCGTCGTGACGGTCTGGGAGGGGGAAAATGTTATTTCACGGGTGCGCGCGCTGATCGGCGCCACCGACCCCAAGAAGGCCGCACCGGGGACTTTCCGCGGCCAGTGGGGAACGGACAATCGCCGGAACCTCGTTCACGCCTCCGATTCTCCTTCCTCCGGCGCCCGCGAAACCGCTTTCTTTTTTACTCCGGAGGAACTGGCGCCCTACGACCCCGCCCTCTGGTCCCGCCCCGAGTTCGCTCCCCCTTCGGCCTAA